A genomic stretch from Rhodobacterales bacterium HKCCA1288 includes:
- a CDS encoding pyruvate carboxylase: protein MPEFKKILIANRGEIAIRIMRAANELGKRTVAIYAEEDKLSLHRFKADEAYKVGEGLGPVAAYLSIPEIIRVAKMAGADAIHPGYGLLSENPDFVEACAAAGITFIGPKADTMRALGDKASARQVAIAAGVPVIPASEVLSDDMARAREVAREIGYPLMLKASWGGGGRGMRPILGEDELETKIREGRREAEAAFGNGEGYLEKMITRARHVEVQILGDSHGNIYHLYERDCSVQRRNQKVVERAPAPYLTEAQRSEICELGRKIAAHVGYECAGTVEFLMDMDSGNFYFIEVNPRVQVEHTVTEEVTGIDIVRAQILIAEGKTLLEATGVAAQDEVTLSGHAIQCRVTTEDPTNNFIPDYGRITAYRGATGMGIRLDGGTAYSGAVITRYYDSLLEKVTAWAPTPEAAIARMDRALREFRIRGVSTNIAFVENLLKHPTFLNYEYTTKFIDTTPELFDFAPRRDRATKILRYIADITVNGHPETVGRPRPAADLKPPRAPRVGTDPVTDGTRQLLEREGPLAVAKWMKDQTRLLITDTTMRDGHQSLLATRMRSHDMIQVAPAYAEKLPQLFSVECWGGATFDVAYRFLQECPWQRLRDIRAKMPNIMTQMLLRASNGVGYTNYPDNVVQSFVKQAAQSGVDVFRVFDSLNWVENMRVAMDAVGETGKICEGTICYTGNILDPNRAKYDVTYYVDMARALEAAGAHVLGLKDMAGLLTPAAASVLIPALKDAVDLPIHFHTHDTAGVASGTILAASAAGVDAVDCAMDALSGNTSQATLGTIVESLRYTERDTGLDIAAIREISDYWEAVRAHYLAFESGLQAPASEVYLHEMPGGQFTNLKAQARSMGLEERWHEVAQMYADVNQMFGDIVKVTPSSKVVGDMALMMVSQGLSRADVEDPQKDVSFPDSVIDMMRGNLGQPHGGFPPAIVAKVLKGEAPNFERPGKHLPPVDLEATRKELEATLDEAVDDEDLNGYLMYPKVFTDYAMRHADYGPVRTLPTKTFFYGMDVGEQIEVEIDPGVTLVVQLQAVGDTNEEGEAKVFFELNGQPRTIRVPNRKAAASSTKRAKAEGGNPAHIGAPMPGVVASIAVSNGAEVKAGDLLLTIEAMKMETGLHAERNGRIKSVHVTPGAQIDAKDLLIEFEA, encoded by the coding sequence ATGCCCGAATTCAAGAAAATCCTGATCGCCAACCGCGGTGAGATTGCCATCCGCATCATGCGCGCGGCCAATGAGTTGGGAAAACGCACCGTGGCGATCTATGCCGAAGAAGATAAGCTGTCGCTGCACCGCTTTAAGGCAGACGAGGCTTATAAGGTGGGCGAAGGTTTGGGGCCTGTTGCGGCCTATCTGTCGATCCCTGAAATCATTCGCGTGGCAAAAATGGCGGGGGCTGATGCCATCCACCCCGGCTACGGGCTTTTGTCCGAGAACCCCGATTTTGTCGAGGCTTGCGCCGCGGCGGGTATCACCTTTATTGGCCCCAAGGCCGACACGATGCGTGCCTTGGGTGACAAGGCCAGCGCGCGGCAGGTGGCGATTGCCGCAGGGGTGCCCGTGATCCCCGCCTCCGAGGTTTTAAGCGATGACATGGCCCGCGCCCGCGAAGTCGCACGCGAAATTGGATATCCGTTGATGCTGAAGGCCTCATGGGGCGGCGGCGGGCGCGGTATGCGCCCAATCCTTGGCGAAGACGAGCTTGAAACAAAAATCCGCGAAGGCCGCCGCGAGGCAGAAGCCGCCTTTGGCAATGGCGAGGGCTATCTCGAAAAGATGATCACCCGCGCGCGCCATGTTGAGGTGCAGATTTTGGGCGACAGCCATGGCAATATCTATCACCTCTATGAACGCGATTGTTCGGTGCAGCGGCGCAACCAAAAGGTGGTGGAACGCGCCCCTGCCCCCTATCTGACCGAGGCGCAGCGCAGCGAGATTTGCGAGCTTGGTCGCAAGATTGCGGCCCATGTGGGCTATGAATGCGCGGGCACTGTTGAATTCCTAATGGATATGGACAGCGGGAATTTCTACTTCATCGAAGTAAACCCGCGCGTGCAGGTGGAGCATACTGTGACCGAGGAGGTCACAGGCATTGATATCGTGCGCGCCCAGATTTTGATTGCCGAAGGCAAAACCCTGCTTGAGGCCACTGGCGTAGCGGCCCAAGATGAGGTCACGCTTTCGGGCCATGCCATTCAGTGCCGCGTGACAACCGAAGACCCAACCAACAATTTCATTCCCGATTATGGCCGCATCACCGCCTATCGCGGAGCAACAGGGATGGGCATCCGCCTTGATGGCGGAACGGCCTATTCGGGCGCGGTCATTACGCGCTATTATGATAGCCTCTTGGAAAAGGTGACGGCATGGGCCCCCACGCCCGAGGCCGCGATTGCGCGCATGGATCGGGCCTTGCGCGAATTTCGTATTCGCGGGGTTTCGACCAATATCGCCTTTGTCGAAAACCTGCTCAAGCACCCAACATTTTTGAATTACGAATATACAACGAAATTCATCGACACCACGCCGGAACTTTTTGACTTTGCGCCGCGCCGCGACCGCGCAACCAAAATCTTGCGCTATATCGCGGATATTACGGTGAACGGGCATCCTGAAACGGTTGGCCGCCCCCGCCCTGCGGCTGATCTTAAACCACCGCGCGCGCCGCGTGTGGGAACCGATCCTGTCACCGATGGCACAAGGCAACTGCTTGAGCGTGAAGGCCCGCTTGCGGTTGCCAAATGGATGAAAGATCAAACACGGCTTTTGATCACTGACACAACCATGCGCGATGGCCACCAATCGCTGCTTGCGACACGGATGCGCTCGCATGATATGATTCAAGTGGCCCCTGCCTACGCCGAGAAACTGCCGCAGCTGTTCAGCGTAGAATGTTGGGGCGGGGCGACATTCGATGTGGCCTATCGTTTCTTGCAGGAATGCCCATGGCAGCGCCTGCGCGATATTCGTGCGAAAATGCCCAACATCATGACACAGATGCTTTTGCGCGCCTCGAATGGTGTGGGCTATACGAATTACCCTGACAATGTGGTGCAAAGTTTCGTCAAACAGGCGGCGCAGTCGGGGGTCGATGTCTTTCGCGTCTTTGACAGCCTCAACTGGGTTGAGAATATGCGCGTGGCCATGGATGCGGTCGGTGAAACGGGCAAAATCTGTGAAGGCACGATTTGCTACACGGGCAACATCCTTGACCCCAATCGCGCGAAATATGACGTCACATATTATGTCGATATGGCCCGCGCGCTTGAGGCCGCAGGGGCGCATGTTTTGGGCCTTAAGGATATGGCGGGGTTGTTGACGCCTGCCGCGGCATCGGTGCTGATCCCTGCCCTGAAGGATGCGGTTGATCTGCCTATCCACTTCCACACCCATGACACGGCAGGTGTTGCCTCTGGCACCATTCTGGCGGCCAGTGCGGCAGGTGTTGACGCGGTCGATTGCGCCATGGATGCCTTGTCGGGCAATACCAGCCAAGCGACACTTGGCACGATTGTGGAATCCTTGCGCTACACCGAACGCGACACAGGTCTGGACATCGCGGCAATCCGCGAGATTTCGGATTACTGGGAGGCGGTGCGCGCCCATTACTTGGCCTTTGAATCAGGGCTACAGGCCCCTGCATCCGAGGTCTATTTGCACGAAATGCCAGGTGGCCAATTCACCAACCTCAAGGCACAGGCGCGCTCCATGGGCCTTGAAGAACGCTGGCACGAAGTGGCGCAGATGTATGCGGATGTGAACCAAATGTTCGGCGATATTGTCAAAGTGACGCCTTCCTCCAAAGTGGTCGGGGATATGGCCCTGATGATGGTGTCCCAAGGTCTGAGCCGCGCCGATGTGGAAGACCCGCAGAAAGACGTCTCCTTCCCCGATAGCGTGATCGACATGATGCGCGGCAATTTGGGCCAACCCCATGGTGGCTTCCCCCCTGCAATTGTGGCGAAGGTTCTCAAAGGCGAGGCACCAAATTTCGAACGGCCCGGCAAGCATCTGCCCCCCGTTGATCTGGAGGCCACGCGCAAGGAATTGGAAGCTACACTTGATGAGGCGGTCGATGATGAAGACCTCAACGGCTATTTGATGTATCCCAAGGTCTTTACCGATTACGCCATGCGTCACGCCGATTACGGCCCTGTGCGCACCTTGCCTACAAAAACCTTTTTCTATGGGATGGATGTTGGCGAGCAAATCGAAGTCGAAATTGACCCAGGTGTGACGCTGGTTGTGCAGTTGCAAGCGGTCGGGGACACCAACGAAGAAGGCGAGGCCAAAGTCTTCTTTGAATTGAACGGTCAACCCCGCACCATCCGCGTGCCAAACCGCAAAGCCGCCGCAAGCAGCACCAAACGGGCCAAGGCCGAAGGCGGCAACCCTGCGCATATCGGTGCGCCCATGCCGGGGGTTGTGGCCTCTATCGCCGTGTCAAACGGGGCCGAGGTTAAGGCGGGCGATCTTTTGCTGACCATCGAAGCGATGAAAATGGAGACAGGCCTGCACGCAGAACGCAATGGTCGAATCAAATCTGTGCATGTCACCCCTGGCGCCCAGATTGACGCAAAAGACCTGCTGATCGAGTTCGAAGCCTAA
- a CDS encoding alpha-hydroxy-acid oxidizing protein — protein MTQFHSRYPALSDLKSHARARIPHFVWEYLDSATGSESVLRRNRAALDAVLMQPAALRGEISPDLSCRLLGRDYPQPFGISPVGMSGLVWPDAERILAASAARAQMPYCLSTVATRTPEEVADHIGDQGWFQMYPPRDAGIRRDMLARAKGAGFHTLVLTVDVPAASRRERQTRGGLTQPPRLTPRLALQVTRCPSWAFGTLKHGMPRMRLMDGYAPKEMTGGTLPSTAHIGYLLRAAPDWDYLRILRDEWQGTLILKGVMGSEVAAQAQTDDLADAIWVSNHAGRQFDGAPAALDALRAIRRATTLPLIFDSGIEGGLDILRALALGADFIMMGRAWHYALGALGTDGPDHLVDLLRKDMISNMAQIGARRFADLPARLLTL, from the coding sequence ATGACACAGTTTCACAGCCGCTATCCCGCCCTGAGCGATCTCAAATCGCATGCCCGTGCGCGCATTCCGCATTTCGTGTGGGAATATCTCGACAGCGCCACTGGGAGCGAGTCCGTGCTGCGGCGCAATCGTGCCGCGCTTGATGCCGTCTTGATGCAGCCCGCAGCCTTGCGCGGGGAAATTTCACCTGACCTGTCCTGCCGCCTCTTGGGGCGGGACTATCCCCAGCCCTTTGGCATCTCGCCCGTGGGGATGTCAGGCCTTGTCTGGCCCGATGCAGAGCGGATTTTGGCAGCATCCGCCGCGCGGGCGCAGATGCCCTATTGCCTCTCGACTGTGGCCACCCGCACCCCCGAAGAGGTGGCAGATCACATTGGCGATCAAGGGTGGTTTCAGATGTATCCGCCGCGCGATGCAGGCATTCGGCGCGATATGCTTGCGCGCGCAAAAGGGGCAGGGTTTCATACGCTTGTGCTAACTGTGGATGTGCCTGCCGCAAGCCGCCGAGAAAGGCAGACACGGGGCGGGCTGACACAGCCCCCGCGCCTCACCCCACGGCTTGCGCTACAGGTGACGCGCTGCCCGTCTTGGGCATTTGGCACCCTAAAACACGGGATGCCCCGGATGCGGCTGATGGATGGATATGCGCCCAAGGAAATGACGGGCGGCACCCTGCCCTCGACCGCGCATATAGGTTACCTTTTGCGCGCCGCGCCCGACTGGGACTATCTGCGCATTTTGCGCGATGAATGGCAGGGCACCTTGATCCTGAAGGGCGTGATGGGGTCTGAGGTCGCCGCCCAAGCCCAAACCGATGATCTGGCGGATGCGATTTGGGTGTCAAACCATGCGGGGCGTCAGTTTGATGGCGCGCCTGCGGCGCTTGACGCCCTGCGCGCCATTCGCCGCGCCACCACCCTGCCGCTCATTTTTGACAGTGGGATTGAAGGGGGATTGGATATTTTGCGCGCCTTGGCCCTTGGCGCAGATTTCATCATGATGGGCCGTGCGTGGCATTACGCGCTAGGTGCGCTTGGCACGGATGGCCCTGACCATTTGGTTGACCTGTTGCGCAAAGACATGATTTCAAACATGGCGCAGATTGGCGCGCGCCGCTTTGCCGACCTGCCCGCGCGGCTGTTAACCCTTTAA